In a single window of the Elaeis guineensis isolate ETL-2024a chromosome 8, EG11, whole genome shotgun sequence genome:
- the LOC105050805 gene encoding adagio-like protein 1: MEWDSDSEGPSGGEEAEAEEEEEEEEAAFVLSDGGGAFSFAVEGMLQSAASCGLVVTDALEPDCPIIYVNRGFEEATGYRAEEVLGRNCRFLQCRGPFAQRRHPLVDAAVVAEIRRCLEEGIEFRGDLLNFRKDGSPLMNRLQLTPIYGDDGTITHVMGIQFFTDTNVDLGPLPGSMTKECVRPSTRFTVDNSCRPISAGHGLVCREFCSMLQLSDEVLSQKILSRLSPRDIASVGSVCKRLYELTKNEDLWRMVCQNAWGRETTRALETVPGAKRLGWGRLARELTTLEAAAWRKLTVGGAVEPSRCNFSACAVGNRVVLFGGEGVNMQPMNDTFVLDLNASKPEWRYVNVSSAPPGRWGHTLSCLNGSWLVVFGGCGTQGLLNDVFILDLDAQRPEWREISGLAPPLPRSWHSSCTLDGTKLVVSGGCADSGVLLSDTYLLDVTMEKPMWREIPASWTPPSRLGHSLSVYDGRKILMFGGLAKSGPLRLRSSDVFTMDLSEEEPCWRCITGSGMPGAGNPDGIGPPPRLDHVAVSLPGGRVLIFGGSVAGLHSASQLYLLDPTEEKPTWRILNVPGRPPRFAWGHSTCVVGGTRAIVLGGQTGEEWMLSELHELSLASSAI; this comes from the exons ATGGAGTGGGACAGCGACTCCGAGGGGCCGAGCGGCGGCGAGGAGGcggaggcggaggaggaggaggaggaggaagaggcggCCTTCGTGCTGAGCGACGGCGGCGGGGCCTTCTCATTCGCCGTGGAGGGCATGCTTCAGTCGGCGGCGTCGTGCGGGCTGGTGGTCACTGACGCGCTCGAGCCCGACTGCCCCATCATCTACGTCAACAGAGGTTTCGAGGAGGCCACGGGCTACCGCGCCGAGGAGGTGCTTGGGAGGAACTG CCGCTTCTTGCAGTGCAGAGGGCCATTTGCTCAAAGGAGGCATCCGTTAGTGGATGCTGCAGTAGTTGCTGAAATACGAAGATGCCTTGAGGAAGGCATAGAATTCCGGGGTGATCTGTTGAATTTTAGGAAAGATGGTTCTCCATTGATGAACAGACTGCAGCTAACCCCAATCTATGGGGATGATGGGACAATAACCCATGTTATGGGCATTCAGTTCTTCACGGACACAAATGTTGACCTGGGACCATTGCCTGGTTCCATGACAAAGGAATGTGTGAGACCTTCTACCCGCTTCACTGTAGACAACTCTTGCCGACCTATCTCTGCAGGGCATGGACTTGTATGTCGTGAATTTTGTAGCATGTTGCAACTCAGTGATGAGGTATTGTCTCAGAAAATCCTTTCAAGGCTATCTCCAAGAGATATTGCTTCTGTTGGTTCTGTGTGCAAGAGGCTTTACGAGTTAACAAAGAATGAGGATCTTTGGAGAATGGTTTGTCAGAATGCTTGGGGCCGCGAAACTACTCGTGCACTAGAAACTGTACCTGGAGCAAAAAGGCTAGGATGGGGAAGACTTGCGAGAGAGCTAACCACCCTTGAAGCTGCTGCATGGAGGAAACTGACGGTTGGTGGTGCTGTGGAGCCATCCCGTTGCAATTTCAGTGCTTGTGCTGTTGGGAATAGGGTTGTTCTTTTCGGTGGTGAAGGTGTTAACATGCAACCGATGAATGATACCTTTGTATTAGATCTGAATGCCAGTAAACCAGAGTGGAGGTATGTTAATGTCAGCTCTGCACCGCCAGGCAGGTGGGGCCATACGCTATCTTGCTTAAATGGATCTTGGTTGGTTGTGTTTGGTGGCTGTGGAACGCAGGGCTTGCTCAATGATGTCTTCATATTGGATTTGGATGCACAACGTCCTGAATGGCGTGAGATCTCTGGACTTGCTCCTCCGCTGCCAAGGTCGTGGCACAGCTCATGCACACTTGATGGCACAAAGTTGGTGGTTTCAGGAGGTTGTGCTGATTCTGGTGTCCTGCTCAGTGATACCTACCTATTGGATGTCACAATGGAAAAACCCATGTGGAGAGAAATACCAGCATCTTGGACTCCACCTTCTAGGTTGGGCCACTCACTCTCTGTCTATGATGGCAGGAAAATACTGATGTTTGGTGGTCTGGCTAAGAGTGGGCCTCTTCGGCTGCGGTCCAGTGATGTGTTCACCATGGATCTAAGTGAAGAAGAACCCTGTTGGAGGTGCATTACTGGGAGTGGTATGCCGGGTGCTGGAAATCCTGATGGAATTGGTCCTCCACCACGCCTTGATCATGTTGCTGTGAGCCTACCTGGTGGTAGGGTCCTGATATTTGGTGGGTCAGTGGCTGGTCTTCATTCAGCTTCCCAGCTTTATCTTTTGGATCCAACTGAAGAGAAGCCAACCTGGAGGATACTGAATGTACCTGGTCGACCGCCACGATTTGCTTGGGGACACAGTACATGCGTTGTTGGAGGAACAAGAGCAATTGTGCTCGGTGGTCAAACTGGAGAAGAATGGATGTTAAGTGAACTGCATGAGCTTTCTCTAGCCAGCTCTGCCATATGA